One part of the Polycyclovorans algicola TG408 genome encodes these proteins:
- a CDS encoding c-type cytochrome, which translates to MGNKPQDGQNPDKIFMANFSKVMGGLGVIFVICIVAAGLFASGDIRDDEGQTALMKERLAPIGKVVTDPEMLVQASAETETSREPYTGAQVVERVCGACHNAGVLDAPKSGDNAAWAQRFDEKGLDTLVKHSIEGYNAMPARGGDSSLSDDEVRDAVKALLEDADVSI; encoded by the coding sequence GTGGGCAACAAACCTCAAGACGGTCAGAACCCAGACAAGATCTTCATGGCCAACTTCAGCAAGGTGATGGGCGGGCTGGGCGTCATTTTTGTGATTTGTATCGTTGCGGCCGGCCTGTTTGCCAGCGGCGACATTCGCGACGATGAAGGTCAGACGGCACTGATGAAAGAGCGTCTCGCGCCGATCGGCAAAGTGGTCACCGACCCCGAGATGCTGGTGCAGGCCAGCGCAGAGACCGAGACTTCACGTGAGCCCTACACCGGCGCCCAGGTGGTCGAGCGCGTTTGCGGCGCCTGCCACAACGCCGGCGTGCTCGATGCGCCAAAGTCTGGCGACAACGCCGCCTGGGCGCAACGCTTCGACGAGAAGGGCCTCGACACCCTGGTCAAGCACTCCATCGAGGGCTACAACGCGATGCCGGCGCGCGGCGGAGATTCCAGCCTCAGCGACGACGAAGTGCGTGACGCCGTCAAAGCGTTGCTGGAAGACGCTGACGTGTCGATCTGA
- the glnK gene encoding P-II family nitrogen regulator: MKLIAAIIKPFKLDEVREALSDIGVAGITVTEVKGFGRQKGHTELYRGAEYVVDFLPKVKVEVGVDDDKVETAIDAITKAAHTGKIGDGKIFVTAIEQAIRIRTGETGDDAL; the protein is encoded by the coding sequence ATGAAATTGATCGCAGCCATCATCAAGCCTTTCAAGCTGGACGAGGTGCGTGAAGCGCTCTCGGACATCGGGGTCGCCGGGATTACGGTTACCGAAGTGAAAGGTTTTGGTCGGCAAAAGGGACACACAGAGCTGTATCGCGGGGCGGAGTACGTCGTTGATTTTCTGCCGAAGGTCAAGGTGGAAGTCGGCGTTGATGACGACAAGGTGGAAACCGCCATCGACGCCATCACCAAGGCGGCGCACACCGGGAAGATCGGCGACGGCAAGATTTTCGTCACCGCCATCGAGCAGGCCATTCGCATTCGTACCGGCGAAACCGGCGACGACGCACTTTGA
- a CDS encoding porin — translation MMRSTRFIAAGSVLAMFSMQAVAVEVGARLYGDLRYSVGHSDVQDGADDTEFSSNNSHLGVALSGAEGDISVTGVYELGIDAGNTTNGSDDTRQAYLSVGSPFGSLALGQLETAYKRAGQQLDPFYNTGVGTITGTPFGNAGAPVLGPGFGLSALTSDTVDQGLVADQVAYKSPTIANLTGNAAIIFGDDDGGDGGQEDFGVGVEYAADGILFGVQYLDIRSTVNGTPSANFNAGLPNATKATRVYGGYATEVWGLGASWEPLEIEGAPDRDYYFLSGTLSLNDRTRLAASLGYVENVPFEGQSLSLGVFYDVFAGLEAYAAARYSDRDEDAILANGFAVADGPSVGELVLGINYQFSLAELF, via the coding sequence ATGATGCGTTCAACGCGATTCATCGCGGCAGGCAGTGTTTTGGCGATGTTCTCGATGCAGGCGGTGGCCGTTGAAGTCGGGGCCCGCCTCTATGGCGACCTGCGCTACTCGGTGGGGCATTCCGATGTTCAAGACGGCGCCGATGACACCGAGTTCAGCAGCAACAACAGCCACCTGGGCGTTGCGCTGAGCGGCGCCGAAGGCGACATCAGCGTCACCGGTGTTTACGAGTTGGGCATCGACGCCGGTAACACCACCAACGGTAGCGACGACACCCGGCAGGCTTACCTGAGCGTCGGCTCGCCGTTCGGCAGCCTGGCATTGGGGCAGCTCGAAACCGCTTACAAGCGGGCCGGGCAACAGCTGGACCCGTTCTACAACACCGGTGTGGGGACCATCACCGGCACGCCGTTCGGCAATGCCGGTGCGCCGGTGCTGGGGCCGGGCTTTGGCCTTTCGGCACTGACCTCCGACACGGTGGACCAGGGACTGGTCGCCGATCAGGTGGCGTACAAGTCGCCCACCATTGCCAATCTGACCGGCAACGCGGCCATCATTTTTGGCGACGATGATGGCGGCGATGGCGGGCAGGAAGATTTCGGCGTGGGCGTTGAGTACGCGGCCGACGGCATTCTGTTCGGGGTGCAGTATCTCGATATCCGTTCTACGGTGAACGGCACGCCCAGCGCCAACTTCAACGCCGGATTGCCCAACGCAACCAAGGCAACCCGCGTTTACGGCGGATACGCGACTGAGGTGTGGGGCCTGGGCGCCTCTTGGGAGCCACTGGAGATTGAAGGCGCGCCCGATCGCGACTATTACTTTTTGAGCGGCACCTTGAGCCTTAATGACCGAACCCGGCTGGCCGCATCGCTGGGCTATGTCGAAAACGTGCCGTTTGAAGGCCAGAGCCTGTCACTCGGGGTGTTCTACGACGTGTTCGCCGGGTTGGAGGCCTACGCCGCCGCACGTTACTCCGACCGCGACGAAGACGCGATCCTCGCCAATGGCTTTGCCGTGGCCGACGGCCCGTCAGTGGGTGAGTTGGTGTTGGGCATCAACTACCAGTTCAGCCTCGCCGAGCTGTTCTAA
- a CDS encoding TorF family putative porin: MNFKHLAVAAAVSTATFSGSALAQLSGNVGVVSEYMFRGFAQSNGAAVQGGLDYAADSGFYVGTWASTINFASATGSGAEVDVYAGFGGEAGSVSYDIGAIYYWYAEEDEPGPQDPSLNTIETYGSLGFGPFTLGAYVAFGDYFGAVNPDGTDADGAYGISGALSLPLSELMSFDAMVALHDGEGNEAFTPDGDGYIEYNIGVSAALENGFGMGFGLVATDIDDDDPKLVISGSYGFDL, from the coding sequence ATGAATTTCAAGCATTTGGCTGTGGCTGCAGCGGTGAGCACCGCAACGTTTTCGGGCTCTGCCTTGGCACAGCTTTCGGGGAATGTGGGCGTGGTGTCGGAATACATGTTCCGCGGCTTCGCGCAGAGCAATGGCGCAGCCGTTCAGGGTGGTCTCGATTACGCAGCAGACTCCGGCTTTTACGTCGGCACGTGGGCCTCAACGATCAACTTCGCCAGTGCCACCGGTAGCGGTGCAGAAGTCGATGTTTACGCCGGTTTTGGCGGTGAGGCTGGAAGCGTTTCCTACGACATCGGTGCGATTTACTACTGGTATGCCGAAGAAGATGAGCCGGGCCCTCAGGACCCGTCACTCAACACCATCGAAACATACGGAAGCCTCGGCTTCGGCCCGTTTACCCTGGGCGCTTACGTGGCGTTTGGTGATTACTTCGGTGCAGTGAATCCTGATGGGACTGATGCTGACGGCGCCTATGGCATCTCGGGTGCTCTGAGCCTGCCGCTGTCGGAATTGATGTCTTTTGACGCGATGGTTGCATTACATGATGGTGAAGGGAACGAAGCGTTCACCCCCGATGGCGATGGCTACATCGAATACAACATCGGCGTATCTGCTGCGCTAGAAAACGGGTTCGGCATGGGCTTTGGTCTGGTTGCCACCGATATCGACGATGACGATCCGAAGTTGGTCATCAGCGGCAGCTACGGCTTCGATCTGTAA
- a CDS encoding YifB family Mg chelatase-like AAA ATPase, which translates to MSLATVRARAQNGLVAEEVRVEVHLGNGLPALNIVGLPEAAVREAKDRVRAALTVSGFSFPQQRITINLAPADLPKHGGRFDLPMALGILLAQQALPAGCLDDFEVLGELSLSGEIRAVQGALPAALQTTRHRRGLVLPAENLAEAQLCRAARLHPMHHLSALVAALHQGALPCEPAPPPSPPAAARDQPDLADVRGQHQAKRALEIAAAGGHSMRLVGPPGAGKSMLAARLPGLLPPLSEAEALEVASIRSISHEGFDASLWGLRPYRSPHHTASGVALVGGGAQPRPGEITLAHHGVLFLDELPEFPRAVLDVLREPLESGHIDIARAARQTRFPARFQLIAAMNPCPCGHLGDPKGQCRCTPDQVSRYQGRLSGPFLDRIDLHVGVPRVDESALLGPGRDAGAERTEMVRARVMDARTRQIARQHKPNAALHAGELDTHAALDAAGQTLLQQAMTRLGLSARGLHRVIRVARTIADLAGETHVTTPHLAEALRYRAP; encoded by the coding sequence ATGAGTCTTGCCACCGTCCGGGCCCGCGCGCAGAACGGCTTGGTGGCAGAAGAAGTGCGGGTCGAAGTGCATCTGGGCAATGGCCTGCCGGCGCTGAACATCGTCGGCCTGCCCGAGGCGGCGGTTCGCGAAGCCAAAGACCGGGTGCGTGCGGCGCTGACCGTCAGCGGTTTCAGCTTTCCGCAGCAGCGCATCACCATCAACCTGGCCCCCGCCGACCTGCCCAAGCACGGCGGGCGTTTCGACTTGCCCATGGCGCTGGGCATTCTGCTGGCGCAGCAGGCCCTGCCGGCCGGCTGCCTTGACGACTTCGAAGTGCTGGGCGAATTGTCGCTGTCGGGTGAAATTCGCGCCGTGCAGGGCGCACTCCCCGCCGCCCTGCAGACCACCCGACACCGGCGCGGCCTGGTTCTGCCCGCGGAAAACCTCGCGGAGGCCCAGCTTTGCCGAGCGGCACGCTTGCACCCGATGCACCATTTAAGTGCACTGGTCGCGGCGCTCCATCAGGGTGCATTGCCGTGTGAACCGGCCCCACCCCCATCGCCACCCGCGGCTGCGCGTGACCAGCCCGACCTTGCCGACGTGCGCGGCCAGCATCAGGCCAAACGTGCGCTGGAAATTGCTGCAGCCGGCGGGCATTCGATGCGACTGGTTGGCCCGCCCGGCGCCGGCAAATCCATGCTTGCCGCAAGGCTTCCGGGGCTGTTGCCGCCGCTGAGCGAGGCCGAGGCGCTGGAGGTCGCCAGCATCCGCTCCATCAGCCACGAAGGCTTTGACGCCAGCCTATGGGGGCTGCGGCCTTACCGGTCACCGCACCACACCGCGTCCGGCGTGGCGTTGGTGGGCGGTGGCGCGCAGCCGCGCCCCGGGGAAATCACCCTGGCGCATCACGGCGTGCTGTTTCTCGACGAACTTCCGGAGTTTCCGCGTGCCGTCCTCGACGTACTGCGTGAGCCGCTGGAATCCGGCCACATCGACATTGCCCGCGCGGCGCGGCAGACGCGCTTTCCGGCGAGGTTTCAACTGATTGCAGCAATGAACCCCTGCCCTTGCGGGCATCTCGGTGACCCCAAAGGACAGTGTCGCTGCACGCCCGACCAGGTGAGCCGCTACCAGGGTCGGTTGTCGGGCCCGTTTCTGGATCGCATTGACCTGCACGTTGGCGTGCCGAGGGTCGATGAAAGCGCCTTGCTGGGGCCGGGTCGTGACGCCGGGGCCGAGCGCACCGAAATGGTGCGCGCCCGGGTCATGGACGCCCGCACCCGGCAGATTGCGCGACAACACAAACCCAACGCCGCGTTGCACGCCGGTGAACTGGACACCCACGCCGCCCTCGACGCGGCCGGTCAAACCCTACTGCAGCAGGCCATGACCCGCCTTGGTCTGAGCGCCCGTGGGCTGCACCGGGTGATCAGGGTGGCGCGCACCATTGCCGACCTCGCGGGCGAGACGCACGTCACGACACCGCATCTCGCCGAAGCGCTGCGCTACCGCGCCCCCTGA
- a CDS encoding CCA tRNA nucleotidyltransferase, with protein MKRYLVGGAVRDGLLGLTPHERDWVVVGSTPEQMRAAGFTQVGRDFPVFLHPQTKEEHALARTERKSGAGHQGFVVHASPEVTLEDDLIRRDLTVNAIAEDESGALIDPHGGARDIENRWLRHVSPAFSEDPLRVLRLARFAARFAPLGFRVADETLALCRQLVATGALRELSAERVWQETVRAINESPAPSVFFTTLDAVGGLADWFGWLSTTALPLSLAAVDQATADHADPVVRAAAWMAPAAAQLTPVKWDAVCQQLRVPNDISTLVATFVASADDLHHGEALAPDALLRRLEGMSAFRRSTLFDRVLAVDAVLAQGVRRRAHTAFWQAARAQAEAVQARDVMTDGLRGPAISDALAAARTQRLADWRQAFGRA; from the coding sequence GTGAAACGCTACCTGGTTGGTGGTGCGGTGCGCGATGGCCTGCTTGGCCTGACCCCGCACGAGCGCGATTGGGTGGTGGTCGGCAGTACCCCGGAGCAGATGCGTGCGGCGGGGTTTACCCAGGTCGGGCGCGACTTTCCGGTGTTCCTGCACCCGCAGACCAAGGAAGAGCATGCGCTGGCGCGCACTGAACGCAAGAGCGGGGCGGGGCATCAGGGCTTTGTGGTGCACGCGTCGCCCGAGGTCACGCTAGAGGACGACCTGATTCGTCGCGACCTCACTGTCAATGCCATTGCCGAGGACGAATCGGGCGCCCTGATCGACCCTCATGGCGGCGCGCGTGACATCGAAAATCGCTGGTTGCGACACGTGTCGCCGGCCTTCAGCGAAGACCCGCTGCGGGTGCTGCGGTTGGCGCGGTTTGCGGCGCGCTTTGCGCCCCTTGGGTTTCGCGTCGCCGATGAAACATTGGCGCTGTGCCGGCAACTGGTGGCAACGGGCGCGCTGCGTGAGTTGTCCGCCGAGCGGGTCTGGCAGGAGACCGTGCGTGCCATCAATGAGAGCCCGGCCCCCAGTGTTTTTTTCACCACGCTGGACGCCGTCGGCGGCTTGGCCGACTGGTTCGGCTGGCTGTCGACGACGGCGTTGCCCTTGTCGCTGGCGGCGGTGGATCAGGCCACGGCTGACCACGCCGACCCGGTGGTGCGGGCCGCGGCATGGATGGCGCCGGCGGCGGCCCAATTGACTCCAGTGAAGTGGGACGCGGTTTGTCAGCAACTACGGGTGCCCAACGACATCAGCACCCTGGTGGCCACGTTCGTGGCGTCTGCTGACGACCTTCACCACGGCGAGGCCCTCGCGCCCGATGCGCTACTGCGGCGGCTGGAAGGTATGTCCGCGTTTCGCCGCTCGACGCTGTTTGATCGGGTGCTCGCGGTCGATGCGGTGCTGGCGCAGGGGGTCCGACGCCGGGCCCACACGGCGTTCTGGCAGGCCGCACGTGCCCAAGCCGAGGCCGTGCAGGCGCGTGATGTCATGACCGACGGCCTGCGCGGCCCGGCGATTTCGGATGCCCTCGCCGCCGCCCGTACGCAGCGATTGGCCGATTGGCGGCAGGCATTCGGTCGGGCCTAG
- a CDS encoding accessory factor UbiK family protein, whose amino-acid sequence MLDPRSLDALADRLAQALPPGMSQLRRELQDNFRVMLGAHLDKLDLVTRERFDVQAELLARTQARLKALEARLSALEQHAPQRR is encoded by the coding sequence ATGCTCGACCCTCGCTCTCTGGATGCGCTTGCTGACCGCCTCGCCCAGGCCTTGCCGCCGGGCATGAGCCAATTGCGGCGTGAATTGCAGGACAACTTCCGCGTCATGCTCGGCGCCCACCTCGACAAGCTCGACCTGGTCACCCGCGAACGCTTTGACGTGCAAGCCGAGCTGCTGGCCCGTACCCAGGCCCGCCTGAAAGCGCTGGAAGCCCGACTCTCTGCGCTGGAACAGCACGCGCCGCAGCGGCGCTAA